In one window of Anaerobranca gottschalkii DSM 13577 DNA:
- a CDS encoding lysine 5,6-aminomutase subunit alpha: MGDKLKIDQDLVRRARESADAIAEQVMALITPKTTVAVERTVGRLLGIDGVDGEGVPLVNVLVDNLLEKGVLSQGLIYWVVNGCEQLNLTPQKLAEEVSAGRLDLTAIKPLPVGSLKGKMEEYAQRGLDVIRKRVQERREFIQRLGKGKAPELYVIVATGNIYEDVIQAQTAARNGADIIAVIRTTGQSLLDYVPYGATTEGFGGTYATQENFRIMRKALDEVSEEVGRYIQLVNYCSGLCMPEIAAMGAMERLDMMLNDALYGILFRDINMQRTLIDQNFSRIINGFAEIIINTGEDNYLTTADAIEEGHTVIASQFINEKLGLLAGLKPQQLGLGHAFEINPDVENGLLYEIAQAQLSRQLFPQSPLKYMPPTKYMTGNIFKGYLQNGLFNLTSIMTNQGIQLLGMLTEAIHTPFMHDRYLAIENAKYVMNTARNLGDEIIFREDGIIQKRAEEVLTKAVLLLEEIKEIGLFTALERGYFANIKRTMDGGKGLDGVVNKAKDYYNPFEEIMKRENFQKDNGGRF; encoded by the coding sequence ATGGGGGATAAATTAAAAATAGATCAAGATCTCGTTAGAAGAGCCAGGGAAAGTGCCGATGCCATTGCAGAGCAAGTGATGGCTTTAATAACTCCAAAAACCACAGTAGCTGTGGAACGGACAGTGGGTAGGTTATTAGGAATAGATGGAGTAGATGGGGAAGGAGTTCCATTAGTAAATGTACTGGTAGATAATTTGTTGGAAAAAGGTGTCCTTTCACAAGGATTAATTTACTGGGTTGTCAATGGCTGTGAACAGCTAAATTTAACACCACAAAAATTGGCAGAGGAAGTCAGTGCTGGTAGGTTAGACTTAACAGCCATTAAGCCATTACCGGTAGGGAGTTTAAAAGGTAAAATGGAGGAATACGCCCAAAGGGGCTTAGATGTCATTAGAAAGAGGGTACAAGAGAGAAGGGAATTCATTCAAAGGTTAGGCAAAGGAAAGGCACCAGAGCTTTATGTTATAGTCGCTACCGGTAATATCTATGAGGATGTAATCCAAGCTCAAACGGCAGCTAGAAATGGAGCAGATATAATTGCTGTAATTAGAACAACGGGTCAAAGTTTGTTGGACTATGTACCCTATGGTGCAACAACTGAAGGGTTTGGCGGAACTTACGCAACCCAAGAAAACTTTAGGATAATGAGAAAAGCTTTAGATGAAGTTTCTGAAGAAGTAGGAAGATATATTCAATTGGTAAACTACTGTTCAGGGCTTTGTATGCCAGAAATAGCTGCTATGGGTGCTATGGAAAGATTGGATATGATGTTAAATGACGCCTTATATGGCATATTGTTTAGAGATATCAATATGCAGAGGACTTTAATTGACCAGAATTTCTCTAGAATTATTAATGGCTTTGCAGAAATAATTATCAATACTGGAGAAGATAATTATTTAACTACCGCCGATGCCATTGAAGAAGGCCATACTGTAATCGCTTCTCAATTTATCAATGAAAAATTAGGATTATTAGCAGGGCTTAAACCCCAACAATTGGGATTGGGCCATGCCTTTGAAATAAATCCCGATGTAGAAAACGGGTTATTATATGAAATAGCCCAAGCCCAACTATCTAGACAATTATTTCCTCAAAGTCCTTTAAAATACATGCCACCAACTAAGTACATGACTGGGAATATTTTTAAAGGATACTTACAAAATGGATTATTTAATCTAACTTCAATAATGACTAATCAGGGGATCCAACTATTAGGAATGTTGACAGAGGCAATTCATACTCCTTTCATGCATGATAGGTATTTAGCCATTGAAAATGCTAAATATGTTATGAATACTGCCAGAAATCTAGGTGATGAAATTATTTTTAGGGAAGATGGAATAATTCAAAAAAGGGCAGAAGAAGTTTTAACTAAAGCAGTATTATTATTAGAAGAAATTAAAGAGATTGGCTTATTCACTGCTTTAGAAAGAGGGTATTTTGCAAATATAAAAAGGACTATGGATGGTGGTAAAGGATTAGATGGGGTAGTTAACAAAGCTAAGGATTATTACAACCCCTTTGAAGAAATAATGAAAAGGGAAAATTTTCAAAAGGATAATGGGGGGAGGTTTTAA
- a CDS encoding zinc-binding dehydrogenase — translation MKGCPYGTHRVIEKKGMLPQPAWKISNDPEIYSNEILIDVKTLNIDSASFTQIKKQAKEENRTIESIILETVEKRGKQHNPVTGSGGMLIGTVLKIGEDLKGKIDLQEGDKIATLVSLSLTPLKIEKILAVKENSDQVDIEGKAILFQSGIYAKLPTDIDEKLALAVLDVAGAPAQTARLVKPSDIVVVIGAGGKSGLLTIYEAKKRAGVTGKVIGIEYSEEGCRKLRETGYADIVIQGDATNPVEILEKVKEATAEKLADVTINCVNIPDTEMASILVTRDRGIVYFFSMATSFTKAALGAEGIGKDVDMLIGNGYAKGHSEIALQIIRESEKIRRIFEEIYV, via the coding sequence ATGAAAGGCTGTCCCTACGGAACCCATCGAGTTATAGAAAAAAAAGGTATGCTTCCCCAACCTGCTTGGAAAATTTCCAACGACCCTGAAATTTACAGTAATGAAATATTAATCGATGTTAAAACCCTCAATATTGATTCGGCAAGTTTTACTCAAATTAAAAAACAGGCAAAGGAAGAAAATAGAACCATCGAATCTATAATCTTAGAAACAGTGGAAAAAAGGGGTAAACAACACAACCCTGTTACCGGCTCAGGTGGTATGTTGATTGGAACTGTATTAAAAATAGGAGAAGATTTAAAAGGAAAAATAGATTTACAAGAAGGAGATAAAATCGCTACATTAGTTTCCTTATCTTTAACCCCTCTAAAAATAGAAAAAATATTAGCTGTAAAGGAAAACTCTGATCAAGTGGATATTGAAGGGAAAGCTATTTTATTTCAAAGCGGTATTTATGCAAAACTGCCCACAGATATAGATGAAAAATTAGCTTTAGCTGTCCTCGATGTTGCTGGGGCACCTGCTCAAACTGCCCGATTAGTTAAACCATCAGACATTGTAGTGGTAATAGGGGCTGGAGGAAAGTCCGGTTTGCTGACTATTTATGAGGCTAAAAAACGGGCGGGAGTAACAGGTAAAGTAATAGGTATTGAGTACAGTGAAGAAGGGTGTAGAAAATTAAGGGAAACGGGCTATGCCGATATCGTCATTCAAGGGGATGCTACAAATCCAGTGGAGATTTTAGAAAAAGTAAAAGAGGCTACTGCCGAAAAATTGGCAGATGTGACAATTAACTGTGTTAACATACCGGATACTGAAATGGCTAGTATTTTAGTAACAAGGGATCGGGGAATCGTTTACTTTTTTAGTATGGCAACTAGCTTTACAAAAGCAGCATTAGGTGCTGAAGGTATCGGAAAAGATGTAGATATGTTAATTGGTAATGGTTACGCTAAAGGCCATAGTGAAATAGCGTTACAAATCATTAGGGAGAGCGAAAAGATAAGAAGGATATTTGAAGAGATTTATGTATAG
- a CDS encoding XapX domain-containing protein, with protein sequence MKDIILALVAGGLVGAIFGKVGLPIPAPANIAGLMGIAGIMLGYVASTKFF encoded by the coding sequence ATGAAAGATATTATCCTAGCCTTAGTAGCAGGGGGCTTAGTAGGAGCTATTTTTGGTAAGGTTGGTTTACCTATACCCGCTCCAGCTAATATTGCCGGTTTAATGGGAATAGCTGGAATAATGCTTGGTTATGTTGCCTCTACAAAGTTTTTCTAA
- a CDS encoding MutS-related protein, whose amino-acid sequence MEFFIGNTSNAIDLEEVLDSVTPYSPYGQREKEKLTPTQSKGKLEKEYNLTYLMLEIIKESNEVNEIIELLRNLKDITPIIQKASAELVLEELDFFYIKQWLVGVRRLADLIINTGIKGKIGIKLDKIEDFFTIISLDNEGPGFYLSGKHNSELEKVRISYRRLKQELDDLLEKRKKGIEREFNVLFNIENTLNISKFDKDKVEKLSRCPQLFYHGENYTHVQFKIKEWEESLKLKGELEELKKKIEDEEEKVRKYLTKEFLKSSSKFQGNCKSLGKLDWLLTKANYSREINGVKPIITDDNIIKLKGVRNPVLERVLVNRGKKVTPISLELTGGVTVITGSNMGGKSLTLKTLGLTVALAQLGFLVPCEEMVFNPRKFIYCSLYHEQSIYDGLSTFGVEIKGLKKVLGYRDKKGLYLIDELGRGTNPIEGGALAYAVARYLNKGNSISVMVTHFEQMLSDEFGQLRIVGLDNVTENKLKKVLNGKKGVEAVEELMDYRVEKAIELGVPREGLKIAALLGLPKEIIENAKNKLEKDVRKRSEFNGG is encoded by the coding sequence ATGGAGTTTTTTATAGGTAATACCTCAAACGCCATTGACCTTGAAGAAGTTTTGGATTCCGTCACTCCCTATTCCCCTTATGGTCAAAGGGAAAAGGAAAAGTTAACCCCTACTCAGTCTAAAGGAAAATTAGAAAAGGAATATAATCTAACATACTTAATGTTAGAGATAATTAAAGAAAGTAATGAAGTTAATGAGATAATAGAGTTATTGAGAAATCTTAAGGATATAACTCCGATAATCCAAAAAGCTTCAGCAGAGTTAGTTTTAGAAGAGTTAGATTTCTTTTATATTAAACAATGGTTAGTAGGGGTAAGAAGATTGGCAGACCTCATAATAAATACCGGGATAAAGGGAAAGATTGGAATTAAATTAGATAAAATTGAAGACTTTTTCACAATAATTTCCCTAGATAATGAAGGTCCAGGATTTTATTTATCAGGGAAACATAATTCAGAATTAGAAAAGGTTAGAATTAGCTATAGAAGGTTAAAACAGGAATTAGATGATCTCCTTGAGAAGAGAAAAAAAGGGATTGAAAGGGAATTTAATGTTTTATTTAACATAGAAAACACCTTAAATATTAGTAAGTTTGATAAGGATAAGGTAGAAAAACTATCTAGATGCCCTCAGCTTTTTTATCATGGGGAAAACTATACCCATGTTCAGTTTAAAATAAAGGAATGGGAAGAGAGTTTAAAGCTTAAGGGTGAACTAGAAGAACTTAAAAAAAAGATAGAGGATGAAGAAGAAAAGGTAAGAAAATATTTAACAAAAGAATTCCTTAAATCTTCCTCTAAATTCCAAGGAAATTGTAAAAGTTTAGGGAAATTAGACTGGCTTTTAACAAAGGCAAATTATTCCCGGGAAATAAATGGGGTAAAACCAATAATAACCGATGATAATATTATTAAACTCAAAGGGGTGAGAAATCCTGTTTTAGAAAGGGTTTTAGTAAATAGGGGGAAAAAGGTGACCCCTATAAGTTTAGAGCTTACCGGTGGAGTTACTGTAATTACCGGCTCTAATATGGGAGGGAAATCCCTGACATTAAAGACTTTAGGGTTAACAGTTGCCTTAGCTCAACTGGGTTTTTTAGTTCCCTGTGAAGAAATGGTTTTTAATCCCAGAAAATTCATCTATTGTTCACTATATCACGAACAATCTATCTATGATGGCCTTAGTACCTTTGGAGTAGAAATTAAAGGGTTAAAAAAGGTATTAGGTTACCGGGATAAAAAAGGGTTGTATTTGATAGATGAGTTAGGCCGGGGAACCAACCCTATAGAGGGTGGAGCCTTAGCCTATGCTGTAGCTAGGTACTTAAATAAAGGAAATAGTATATCGGTAATGGTTACCCATTTTGAACAAATGCTGTCCGATGAATTTGGGCAGCTTCGAATTGTGGGGTTAGATAATGTTACAGAAAACAAACTAAAAAAGGTATTGAATGGTAAAAAGGGAGTAGAAGCAGTAGAAGAGCTCATGGATTATAGGGTAGAAAAGGCTATAGAATTAGGTGTACCTCGGGAAGGACTGAAAATAGCGGCATTACTGGGTTTGCCAAAGGAAATAATCGAAAATGCAAAAAATAAGCTAGAAAAAGATGTTAGGAAAAGGAGTGAATTTAATGGGGGATAA
- a CDS encoding OAM dimerization domain-containing protein, with the protein MQVDLTKIKPYGDTLNDGAVQLSFTLPVKYSDEAREAAILLAKQMNLDEPSVVHMSDLGSGFTFFVLYGKCTKTVDFTKIKVTKVQDETMDFYEINKFIKEKIKRKITVVAACTGTDAHTVGIDAIMNMKGYAGKYGLERYPEINAINMGSQVPNEALVRKAIETDADAILVSQVVTQKNVHIPNLTELVEMLEAEGIRDKIVLIAGGPRITHELALELGYDAGFGPGTTPPDVATFIVKEMVRRNIK; encoded by the coding sequence ATGCAAGTAGATTTAACTAAAATCAAGCCCTATGGTGATACCCTAAATGATGGAGCTGTTCAACTATCCTTTACCCTACCAGTTAAATACAGTGATGAAGCTAGGGAAGCTGCTATACTTTTAGCAAAACAAATGAATTTAGATGAACCTAGTGTTGTCCATATGTCCGATTTAGGCAGTGGTTTTACCTTTTTTGTACTTTATGGTAAATGTACTAAAACTGTAGACTTTACTAAAATAAAGGTTACTAAAGTCCAAGATGAAACAATGGATTTTTATGAAATTAACAAATTTATAAAGGAAAAAATTAAAAGGAAAATTACAGTAGTGGCAGCTTGTACTGGGACAGATGCCCATACCGTTGGTATCGATGCTATAATGAACATGAAAGGATATGCAGGAAAATATGGATTAGAAAGATATCCAGAAATTAATGCTATAAATATGGGAAGCCAAGTTCCCAATGAAGCCCTTGTCAGAAAAGCCATAGAAACCGATGCCGATGCAATATTAGTATCCCAAGTCGTTACTCAGAAAAATGTTCACATACCTAATTTGACAGAATTAGTTGAAATGCTAGAAGCAGAAGGAATAAGGGATAAAATAGTACTAATAGCAGGAGGGCCTAGAATTACCCATGAACTTGCATTAGAATTAGGTTATGATGCAGGATTTGGTCCAGGAACAACACCACCAGATGTTGCCACTTTTATAGTAAAGGAAATGGTCAGGAGAAATATAAAGTAG
- the speE gene encoding polyamine aminopropyltransferase encodes MEMWYTEKQTPSVSLSLKTTKTLHVEQTEFQHLAMIETEAFGRMLVLDGMVQTSVVDEFVYHEMIAHPALYTHPNPKNVLVIGGGDGGTIREIIKHPSVEKATLVEIDGRVIELSKQYLPEIAVALTGEAKVEVKVEDGIKHINESKNTYDIILVDSTEPVGPAVGLFSQDFYQGIYEALKEDGLMVAQTESPFFNGDLITNVNKRLRNIFPYVKTYLASIPTYPSGLWSFTMGSKKYKIEDVDINNLYPIETKYFTPELMLASTKLPKFVQDLVKGE; translated from the coding sequence ATGGAAATGTGGTATACGGAGAAACAAACCCCTTCCGTAAGTTTGTCTTTAAAAACAACAAAAACCCTTCATGTAGAACAAACAGAATTTCAACATTTAGCAATGATCGAAACAGAGGCCTTTGGCAGAATGTTAGTATTAGATGGTATGGTACAAACATCTGTAGTAGATGAATTTGTATACCACGAAATGATAGCTCATCCTGCCCTCTACACCCATCCAAACCCAAAAAATGTACTTGTAATTGGTGGTGGAGATGGAGGTACAATCAGGGAAATAATTAAACATCCTTCTGTTGAGAAAGCAACTTTAGTAGAAATAGATGGTAGAGTTATTGAGCTAAGTAAACAATACCTACCAGAAATCGCAGTAGCATTAACAGGTGAGGCTAAAGTAGAAGTAAAAGTAGAAGATGGTATTAAGCATATCAATGAATCTAAAAATACCTATGATATTATACTAGTTGATTCCACAGAACCAGTGGGACCAGCTGTAGGACTTTTCAGTCAAGATTTTTATCAAGGAATTTATGAAGCTTTAAAAGAAGATGGGTTAATGGTAGCTCAAACAGAATCTCCATTCTTTAATGGTGATTTAATTACAAATGTTAATAAGAGATTGAGAAACATCTTCCCATATGTTAAGACATATTTAGCTAGTATACCAACTTATCCCAGTGGATTATGGAGTTTTACCATGGGTTCTAAAAAATACAAAATAGAAGATGTTGATATCAATAACTTATATCCTATCGAAACTAAATATTTCACACCAGAGTTAATGTTAGCTTCAACTAAACTTCCAAAATTTGTTCAAGATTTAGTTAAAGGTGAGTAA
- the ablA gene encoding lysine 2,3-aminomutase yields MRSFKEVEKYKNVTEEQWNDWHWQLKNRITTVEELKELVELTPEEEEGIKQCLKTLRMAITPYYGILMDPKDVNCPVRKQGIPVIKELEKSSCDMEDPLSEDTDSPVPGLTHRYPDRVLLLVTDQCAMYCRHCTRRRMAGVTDQAMPLERIEKALEYIRKTTEVRDVLISGGDGLLVSDDRLEYIIKSLREIPHVEIIRIGTRTPVVLPQRITDELCNMLKKYHPIWINTHFNHPKELTDESKKALAKLADAGIPLGNQSVLLRGINDCPNIMKKLVHELVLNRVRPYYIYQCDLSQGIEHFRTPVSKGIEIIESLRGHTSGYAVPTFVVDAPGGGGKIPVMPQYLISQSPSRVVLRNFEGVMAVYSQPTDYKDGCNCEYCQGAKESIGVQSLLTGEKINIEPTELKRGTRRRK; encoded by the coding sequence ATGAGAAGTTTTAAAGAGGTAGAGAAGTATAAAAATGTAACGGAAGAACAGTGGAATGATTGGCATTGGCAATTGAAAAATCGGATTACCACAGTAGAAGAGTTGAAAGAATTAGTGGAATTAACCCCTGAAGAAGAGGAAGGAATTAAACAGTGTTTAAAAACTTTAAGAATGGCTATTACACCCTATTACGGTATACTTATGGACCCTAAAGATGTTAATTGTCCTGTAAGGAAACAGGGGATACCGGTAATTAAAGAATTGGAAAAGAGTAGTTGTGATATGGAAGACCCTCTATCAGAAGACACCGATTCTCCAGTTCCAGGGTTGACCCATCGCTATCCCGATAGAGTTCTTTTATTGGTGACAGATCAATGTGCTATGTACTGTAGACATTGTACCCGCAGGAGAATGGCAGGGGTTACTGACCAAGCAATGCCACTAGAAAGAATAGAAAAAGCTTTAGAATATATAAGAAAAACAACAGAGGTTAGGGATGTTTTAATAAGTGGTGGAGATGGGTTATTAGTTTCAGATGATAGGTTAGAATATATAATTAAATCTTTAAGGGAAATACCCCATGTAGAAATAATTAGGATAGGAACTAGAACGCCAGTTGTTTTACCCCAAAGAATTACCGATGAATTGTGCAACATGTTGAAAAAATATCATCCAATTTGGATAAATACCCATTTTAATCATCCTAAAGAATTAACGGATGAAAGTAAAAAGGCATTAGCTAAATTGGCAGATGCGGGAATTCCTTTAGGAAACCAATCTGTTCTATTAAGGGGTATTAACGATTGTCCTAATATTATGAAAAAGCTAGTCCATGAATTGGTGTTAAACAGAGTAAGACCATATTATATTTACCAATGCGATTTATCACAGGGGATAGAACACTTTAGGACACCGGTGAGTAAGGGAATTGAAATTATAGAAAGTTTAAGGGGACATACATCTGGTTACGCAGTACCCACCTTTGTAGTGGATGCCCCAGGTGGTGGTGGGAAAATACCGGTGATGCCCCAATACCTAATTTCCCAATCACCTTCAAGGGTAGTATTAAGGAATTTCGAAGGGGTAATGGCAGTTTATTCACAGCCAACAGATTATAAAGATGGATGTAATTGTGAATACTGTCAAGGGGCGAAGGAATCAATAGGTGTTCAATCATTACTAACCGGTGAGAAAATTAATATAGAACCTACTGAACTTAAGAGAGGGACTAGAAGAAGAAAATGA
- the speB gene encoding agmatinase, with the protein MGLFNNVEYTSNFIGAKDNYHQAKGVLLGAPMDYTVSFRPGSRFAAKRIREVSYNLEEYSFYCHKDLTDCPFFDAGDLALPFGNVEKSLDIIYQSVGQITKDGKIPFVIGGDHLISYACIKGVKEKYPDLAVLHFDAHADLREDYAGEKHSHATVIGKVVRDLGVKDVYQFGIRSGTKDEWEFAQKHTKLFPFTAKEPLLKVLEELKGKPIYITIDIDVVDPAFAPGTGTPEAGGITSKELLDCLKIMSSLNVVGFDIIEVAPVYDVSDITSVLAAKVIRESLLMYIK; encoded by the coding sequence ATGGGATTATTTAATAATGTTGAATATACAAGTAATTTTATTGGAGCCAAGGATAATTATCACCAAGCTAAAGGTGTTCTCCTTGGAGCACCTATGGATTATACTGTAAGTTTCAGACCGGGATCCCGTTTTGCTGCAAAAAGAATTAGAGAAGTATCATATAACTTAGAAGAATACAGCTTTTATTGCCATAAAGACTTAACGGATTGTCCCTTTTTTGATGCTGGGGACTTGGCTTTACCCTTTGGTAATGTAGAAAAATCCCTAGATATTATATATCAATCAGTTGGGCAAATTACTAAAGATGGTAAAATACCCTTTGTTATTGGGGGAGACCATTTAATTAGTTACGCCTGTATCAAAGGAGTTAAAGAAAAATATCCAGACTTAGCAGTACTCCATTTTGATGCCCATGCAGATTTAAGGGAAGACTATGCCGGAGAAAAGCATTCCCATGCAACTGTTATTGGTAAAGTAGTAAGGGACTTAGGGGTCAAAGATGTCTATCAATTTGGTATAAGATCTGGTACCAAAGATGAATGGGAATTTGCCCAAAAACATACTAAGCTATTCCCCTTCACAGCCAAAGAACCTTTGCTAAAGGTTTTAGAAGAACTTAAAGGAAAACCAATTTACATTACCATAGATATTGATGTGGTAGATCCAGCCTTCGCTCCAGGGACAGGAACCCCTGAAGCCGGTGGGATAACCTCAAAAGAATTATTAGACTGTTTAAAAATAATGTCATCTTTAAATGTAGTTGGATTTGATATAATTGAGGTTGCCCCTGTATATGATGTCAGTGACATAACTTCAGTATTAGCAGCTAAGGTTATCAGGGAAAGTTTATTGATGTATATAAAATAA
- a CDS encoding DUF1934 domain-containing protein, with product MRAAQILIRSSQQTSSGRSDLAIEVEGSVTSKEETTYLTYKEPEGTGLDNTTTTLKLEKDKVTLIRTGSTTLRQVFKAGEITTGVYQTPYGNFALEVDAKEVKVELIKDKGKITLQYDLIIAGEKIEDQKLNIFYYSI from the coding sequence ATGCGAGCTGCACAAATATTAATAAGATCTAGCCAACAAACAAGTTCTGGTCGCTCTGATTTGGCCATAGAAGTAGAGGGTTCGGTAACCTCTAAAGAAGAAACTACTTATCTGACCTATAAAGAGCCAGAAGGAACTGGTCTAGATAATACTACCACCACTTTAAAATTAGAAAAAGATAAAGTAACCCTTATCCGTACCGGTTCTACTACTTTAAGGCAGGTTTTTAAAGCCGGGGAAATTACTACTGGAGTTTATCAAACTCCATATGGTAACTTTGCTTTAGAAGTAGATGCAAAAGAAGTAAAGGTAGAACTTATTAAAGATAAAGGTAAAATTACTTTACAATATGATTTAATAATAGCTGGAGAAAAAATTGAAGATCAAAAATTAAATATATTTTATTATTCGATTTAA
- a CDS encoding sigma-54 interaction domain-containing protein: protein MKDLLISILETIDEGIHAVDEKGITIYYNSKAALLDGLHPEDVIGKHILDVFPSLDRTSSTLLKVLKSRKPIYNQQQKYTNFKGKEVVTVNTTLPIFGQKGFLGAVEISKDITQVKQLSDKIHFLQQSLYKNLGKGEVDKEKLYQFGDIIGNSKKITDLIKKAQRVSRSSSTLLVYGETGVGKELLVQAIHSSSPRQNGPFIAQNCGALPESLLESILFGTVKGSFTGSENKPGLFELAGGGTLFLDEINSLPLSLQGKILRAIEEKKIRRIGDTKEIPVDVRIMAAMNTDPLEAVEKGLLRKDLYYRLNVVTLYIPPLRDRIEDIEPLVLHFLDKFNKEFDNKITGVKKEVINLLHHYTWPGNVRELANVIEAIFNFKDSGKIDIDDLPGHIVQQVNGNKNLNLREKLFQYEKELIKEVFLANDKNITKTAQILGIPRQTLQYKLKQFNLN, encoded by the coding sequence ATGAAGGATTTATTAATTAGTATTTTAGAAACCATCGATGAGGGTATTCATGCTGTAGATGAAAAGGGAATCACCATTTATTATAACTCAAAGGCTGCCCTTTTAGATGGTCTCCATCCCGAAGATGTTATAGGAAAACATATCCTTGATGTATTTCCATCTTTAGACCGAACTTCTAGTACGTTACTCAAAGTATTAAAAAGCCGTAAACCTATCTATAACCAGCAACAGAAATATACAAATTTTAAAGGGAAAGAGGTAGTAACTGTCAACACTACACTGCCTATTTTTGGGCAGAAAGGATTTCTAGGGGCTGTGGAAATTTCCAAGGATATTACCCAAGTTAAGCAGTTATCTGATAAAATCCATTTCTTACAACAATCATTATATAAAAATTTAGGGAAAGGTGAAGTTGATAAGGAAAAGCTCTATCAATTTGGAGACATTATTGGAAATAGCAAAAAAATCACCGATTTAATTAAAAAAGCACAAAGGGTTTCCCGAAGCAGTTCTACCCTTTTAGTTTATGGAGAAACAGGTGTGGGTAAAGAATTATTAGTTCAAGCAATCCATAGCAGTTCTCCAAGGCAAAATGGACCTTTTATTGCTCAAAATTGTGGTGCACTACCTGAAAGTTTATTGGAATCGATTCTCTTTGGTACAGTTAAAGGAAGTTTTACCGGTTCGGAAAATAAACCTGGCCTTTTTGAGTTGGCAGGGGGAGGGACTTTATTTTTAGATGAAATAAACTCTTTACCATTGAGTTTACAGGGGAAAATTTTAAGGGCAATAGAAGAGAAAAAAATTAGGAGAATTGGGGATACAAAAGAAATCCCTGTAGATGTTAGAATTATGGCAGCTATGAATACTGATCCTTTAGAAGCGGTGGAAAAAGGTTTGCTAAGGAAAGATTTATATTACCGGTTAAATGTAGTTACACTATATATCCCGCCATTAAGGGATAGGATAGAAGATATTGAGCCCTTAGTGTTACATTTTTTGGATAAATTTAATAAAGAATTTGATAATAAAATTACTGGAGTAAAAAAAGAAGTCATTAATTTATTACACCATTATACTTGGCCCGGTAATGTTAGGGAATTAGCTAATGTTATTGAGGCAATTTTTAATTTTAAAGATAGTGGGAAAATAGATATAGATGACTTACCAGGACATATAGTTCAACAAGTTAATGGAAACAAAAACCTTAATTTACGGGAAAAGTTGTTTCAATATGAAAAGGAGTTAATTAAAGAAGTTTTTCTTGCAAATGACAAAAATATAACCAAAACTGCTCAAATTTTAGGGATCCCTAGACAGACTTTGCAATATAAGTTAAAACAATTTAATTTGAATTGA